A genomic stretch from Mesoplodon densirostris isolate mMesDen1 chromosome 3, mMesDen1 primary haplotype, whole genome shotgun sequence includes:
- the LOC132486017 gene encoding palmitoyltransferase ZDHHC11-like: MSRKSTETVPPRRSRVNGWSQPIHCFQVVVWIVFLILTFTTFGIFIPFLPPEWRYIAYSVTGGIWLFYILAHLVVVSIDPAEASVRLKSYSRSVPTFDRSKHAHVIERQYCYLCKVTVNVKSKHCIACNKCVSGFDHHCKWLNNCVGSRNYWYFFASVASASAGLLCVVAMLLYVFTQYFINPARLRTDPHYGSVSDQNTWLLLLPLLPVRTGTPVFLGIVVLVLPLELISLLLVGQLLLFHLYLRAKKLSTYDYLKRDKEEQSSEPPAVQRGVTPKGKELSQLLIKINTHSSKATMKKMKIKATDTNEYLQIIDLYPENV, translated from the exons ATGTCCAGGAAGAGCACGGAGACTGTGCCACCCAGGCGGTCCAGGGTGAATGGCTGGTCGCAGCCCATCCACTGCTTTCAGGTCGTGGTCTGGATCGTGTTCCTGATCCTGACCTTCACCACCTTTGGCATCTTCATTCCCTTCCTGCCACCCGAGTGGAGATACATTGCCTACAGT GTGACCGGCGGGATTTGGCTCTTCTACATCTTGGCCCACCTGGTGGTGGTTTCCATCGACCCGGCCGAAGCCAGTGTCCGCCTCAAGAGCTACTCACGCTCTGTGCCGACCTTCGACCGGTCCAAACACGCACATGTCATCGAGAGGCAGTATTGTTACCTGTGCAAGGTCACTGT GAATGTGAAATCCAAGCATTGTATCGCCTGTAACAAGTGTGTCTCAGGCTTCGACCATCACTGCAAATGGCTTAACAACTGCGTGGGGAGCAGGAATTACTG GTACTTCTTCGCCTCAGTGGCCTCAGCGTCGGCCGGACTGCTGTGTGTGGTCGCCATGTTGCTGTATGTCTTCACCCAGTACTTCATCAACCCCGCCAGGCTGCGCACCGACCCACACTACGGGA GTGTCTCCGACCAGAACACGTGGCTACTGCTCCTTCCGCTCTTGCCCGTGAGGACGGGCACCCCGGTCTTCCTGGGCATCGTGGTGCTGGTGCTGCCGCTTGAGCTCATCAGCCTCCTGCTGGTTGGTCAGCTGCTCTTGTTCCACCTCTACTTGA GGGCCAAGAAGCTGAGCACATATGATTACCTAAAGcgagacaaagaagaacagagctcGGAGCCCCCGGCAGTGCAGAGAGGTGTGACCCCTAAAGGAAAAGAGTTGTCGCAG CTGCTCATCAAAATTAACACCCACTCTTCAAAGGCcaccatgaagaaaatgaaaataaaagccacaGACACAAATGAGTATTTGCAGATCATAGACTTGTACCCAGAAAATGTGTAG